A genomic segment from Stappia indica encodes:
- a CDS encoding class I SAM-dependent methyltransferase, with the protein MSKPETVPQTGERLLAILTERKARKVLDIGCGHGALSRSLAAKGFETTGIDPDAAAVAAARKAVPDARFERATAEALPFADGSFDAAIFLNALHHVPEAVMRQALAETRRVIGPGGALIVVEPLARGTFFEVMRPVEDETEIRAAALRALDADIASGKWHVARHDTYDRLSDFAALEEFIDYLVAVDPTRKSVANERREELDALFKANATASEKGFRLIQPLTLYELHPAG; encoded by the coding sequence GTGTCGAAGCCTGAGACGGTTCCGCAGACCGGCGAGCGGCTGCTGGCCATCCTGACCGAACGCAAGGCGCGCAAGGTGCTCGACATCGGCTGCGGCCACGGCGCGCTGTCGCGCTCGCTGGCGGCCAAGGGCTTCGAGACGACCGGCATCGACCCGGACGCGGCGGCCGTTGCCGCTGCCCGCAAGGCGGTGCCAGATGCACGCTTCGAGCGGGCAACCGCCGAGGCCCTGCCCTTTGCGGACGGCAGCTTCGACGCGGCCATCTTCCTCAACGCCCTGCACCATGTGCCTGAAGCGGTGATGCGTCAGGCGCTTGCCGAGACCCGGCGGGTGATCGGGCCGGGCGGCGCGCTGATCGTCGTGGAACCGCTCGCCCGCGGCACCTTCTTCGAGGTGATGCGCCCGGTCGAGGACGAGACGGAGATCCGGGCCGCGGCCCTGCGCGCGCTCGATGCCGATATCGCCTCCGGCAAGTGGCACGTCGCCCGGCACGACACCTACGACCGGCTGTCGGACTTCGCCGCGCTGGAGGAGTTCATCGACTATCTCGTGGCCGTCGATCCGACCCGTAAGTCGGTGGCCAATGAGCGCCGCGAGGAACTGGACGCCCTGTTCAAGGCCAATGCGACAGCGAGCGAAAAGGGCTTCCGGCTGATCCAGCCGCTGACGCTCTACGAGCTGCACCCGGCAGGCTGA
- a CDS encoding LysR family transcriptional regulator: MERNKFDLEDLRVFSSLATGGRFRAVADEIGMSASALSRQIARLEERLGTRLFNRDTRNVSLTPQGHTLLRLAQQVLNTAANAGAEFDAYLAARRGRLTIAGLPSVTAGLLPSLVARFLARHPDIDVQINDALSDSVIRSVEQGESDLGFTAGAVENSDRISFRTLLSDPFVAVGAAGGILEDRDSCTWRELSEMPLVAMAKGTSVRLLIDAACSQQNLPFRPRFEVAHLATAGAFVSQGLGVTALPVLTLPVLSSGNLIYRRLVEPEVLRHVGIIWRAGHVLSPAATAFLDLVRGVDLSSEVPDPFGPGG, encoded by the coding sequence ATGGAGCGCAACAAATTCGATCTGGAGGATCTGCGGGTCTTTTCCAGCCTCGCCACCGGCGGGCGGTTTCGCGCCGTCGCCGACGAGATCGGCATGTCCGCCTCCGCCCTCAGCCGCCAGATCGCCCGGCTGGAGGAGCGGCTCGGCACGCGCCTGTTCAACCGCGACACGCGCAATGTCTCGCTGACCCCGCAGGGCCATACCCTGTTGCGGCTGGCGCAGCAGGTGCTCAACACCGCGGCCAATGCGGGGGCGGAGTTCGACGCCTATCTCGCGGCCCGGCGCGGCCGGCTGACCATTGCCGGCCTGCCCTCGGTGACCGCCGGCCTGCTGCCCTCGCTGGTCGCGCGGTTTCTCGCCCGCCATCCCGATATCGACGTGCAGATCAACGATGCGCTGTCCGACAGCGTCATCCGCTCGGTCGAGCAGGGCGAGTCCGATCTCGGCTTCACCGCCGGCGCGGTGGAAAATTCCGACCGGATCTCGTTCCGCACCCTCTTGTCGGACCCGTTCGTGGCGGTGGGAGCGGCCGGCGGCATTCTGGAGGATCGCGACAGCTGCACCTGGCGGGAGCTCAGCGAAATGCCGCTGGTCGCCATGGCGAAGGGCACCAGCGTGCGGCTTTTGATCGACGCGGCCTGCTCGCAGCAGAACCTGCCGTTCCGCCCGCGCTTCGAGGTGGCGCATCTGGCCACTGCCGGCGCCTTCGTGTCCCAGGGGCTGGGCGTCACCGCCCTGCCGGTCCTGACGCTGCCGGTGCTGAGTTCGGGAAATCTGATCTATCGCCGGCTGGTGGAGCCGGAGGTGCTGCGCCATGTCGGCATCATCTGGCGGGCCGGCCATGTGCTGTCGCCGGCCGCCACCGCCTTTCTCGACCTGGTGCGCGGCGTCGATCTCTCCAGCGAGGTGCCGGACCCGTTCGGGCCCGGCGGCTGA
- a CDS encoding TAXI family TRAP transporter solute-binding subunit: MRLSHLAMAGALAFAQPASAQEKLLIGSTSASSSHYGYFVSVAKLVNEKAEGLEASVVETGATLDNLRRIERGQVDLGLVTTNVAQHAHAGTNEFDGRPMKLGLLWVYTGAPQNVIVRQDAEVGSLAELKGVRFNPGIKGSATESTTEAVFEALGLSADYVRGSTTDVVDMIKDNRVAGYVKSGAGTKLDGSTLDIATFTPIKVLGLTDEQKAVLAEKMPDVSIVDVPAGAADGIPAYSTWSFGVGAAAGPALSEEAAYKIVKAVMEDKEAQGAALASVKGADLAQLTLQYATIPLHPGAARWYREQGIEIPARLQPAAN; encoded by the coding sequence ATGCGACTTTCACATCTCGCCATGGCGGGCGCGCTTGCGTTCGCCCAGCCCGCCAGCGCCCAGGAGAAGCTGCTGATCGGCTCCACCTCGGCCTCGTCCAGCCATTACGGCTATTTCGTTTCCGTCGCCAAGCTGGTGAACGAGAAGGCGGAAGGCCTCGAGGCCTCCGTCGTGGAAACCGGCGCGACGCTCGACAACCTGCGCCGCATCGAGCGCGGCCAGGTCGACCTAGGCCTCGTCACCACCAATGTCGCCCAGCACGCCCATGCCGGCACCAACGAGTTCGACGGCCGGCCGATGAAGCTCGGCCTGCTGTGGGTCTATACCGGCGCGCCGCAGAACGTCATCGTGCGCCAGGACGCCGAAGTCGGCAGCCTTGCCGAACTGAAGGGCGTGCGCTTCAACCCGGGCATCAAGGGCTCGGCGACCGAGAGCACCACCGAGGCGGTGTTCGAAGCGCTCGGCCTGTCGGCCGACTATGTGCGCGGCTCGACCACCGACGTCGTCGACATGATCAAGGACAACCGCGTCGCCGGCTACGTGAAGTCGGGCGCCGGCACCAAGCTCGACGGTTCGACCCTCGACATCGCCACCTTCACCCCGATCAAGGTGCTCGGCCTCACCGACGAGCAGAAGGCGGTGCTCGCCGAGAAGATGCCGGACGTTTCCATCGTCGACGTGCCGGCGGGCGCTGCCGACGGCATCCCAGCCTATTCGACCTGGAGCTTCGGCGTCGGCGCGGCCGCCGGTCCCGCCCTCTCCGAAGAGGCGGCCTACAAGATCGTCAAGGCGGTGATGGAGGACAAGGAAGCCCAGGGCGCGGCGCTTGCCTCGGTCAAGGGCGCGGATCTGGCCCAGCTGACGCTGCAATACGCCACGATCCCGCTGCATCCGGGCGCCGCCCGCTGGTACCGCGAGCAGGGCATCGAGATCCCGGCCCGCCTGCAGCCCGCCGCCAACTGA
- a CDS encoding TRAP transporter permease has translation MLNRTRDALALLTGIFVFYTAATGPFESLIQRAIFLALVVCLGLAVYPLGHGRRWRPLGLAVDLAAAGISIAACGYIVVNYDRIMTTLPWATTLDMALTVGLVASVLEIGRRAVGIIFPALVLVGLAYALFGDMLPGTLAHRGFDSAFVTETIFLGDLGIWGMLTGVAATVIAAFVLFGSLLLHTGGGQSFMDLAMRIGGRQAGGAAKIATIASGLFGMISGSAVANVATTGNFTIPMMKRLGYPPAFAAAVEAVASTGGQLAPPIMGAAAFVMAEILGVSYIQIITAAIIPALLFYLSVFVTVHIVSVRKNLTLVPEDELPAWSTILAPRRVLPILAAIGGLAVGVYLGRSVATTAFYGITGLMIAFVATSLGQMPAAKMASLVVAGIKDAGKGMVIIGVLLAGAQILVSMINLTGIGVTLSSMIVSLAGDSALLVALIVGGVCLIMGMGLPTTAAYVLVAAVLAPAMTAVGIDPLAAHLFVFYFATISVITPPVCVAVFVGAGIAQTNWLPAAMEAVRLGAVTYVVPFMLLLYPGMTAQGDWMAIGNALLSGLVLVVAIPSLLSGQKLFAIPALDIAVFVTSIALAIWPHPAAPLLAGLLLALSWHFGKARRPLTGAAG, from the coding sequence GTGCTGAACCGGACCCGCGACGCCCTGGCGCTGCTGACGGGCATCTTCGTCTTCTACACGGCAGCGACAGGCCCGTTCGAGAGCCTGATCCAGCGCGCGATCTTCCTGGCGCTCGTCGTCTGCCTCGGCCTTGCGGTCTATCCGCTGGGCCATGGCCGGCGGTGGCGCCCGCTCGGCCTTGCCGTCGACCTTGCGGCCGCCGGCATCTCAATCGCCGCCTGCGGCTACATCGTCGTCAACTACGACCGGATCATGACGACCCTGCCCTGGGCGACGACGCTGGACATGGCGCTGACCGTCGGCCTCGTCGCCTCGGTGCTGGAAATCGGCCGCCGCGCGGTCGGCATCATCTTCCCCGCCCTCGTTCTCGTCGGCCTCGCCTATGCGCTGTTCGGCGACATGCTGCCGGGAACGCTGGCCCATCGCGGCTTCGACAGCGCCTTCGTCACCGAGACCATCTTCCTCGGCGATCTCGGCATCTGGGGCATGCTGACGGGAGTTGCCGCCACCGTCATCGCCGCCTTCGTGCTGTTCGGCTCGCTGCTGCTGCATACCGGCGGCGGCCAGAGCTTCATGGACCTTGCCATGCGCATCGGCGGCCGCCAGGCGGGCGGCGCGGCCAAGATCGCCACCATCGCCAGCGGCCTGTTCGGCATGATCTCCGGCTCGGCCGTGGCCAATGTGGCGACGACCGGCAACTTCACCATCCCGATGATGAAGCGCCTCGGCTATCCGCCGGCCTTCGCCGCCGCCGTCGAGGCCGTCGCCTCCACCGGCGGACAGCTCGCCCCGCCGATCATGGGCGCGGCCGCCTTCGTCATGGCAGAGATCCTCGGCGTCTCCTACATCCAGATCATCACCGCCGCGATCATCCCGGCGCTGCTGTTCTATCTCTCCGTCTTCGTCACGGTGCACATCGTTTCGGTGCGCAAGAACCTGACGCTGGTGCCCGAGGACGAGCTGCCGGCCTGGTCGACGATCCTCGCCCCGCGCCGGGTGCTGCCGATCCTGGCCGCCATCGGCGGGCTGGCCGTCGGCGTCTATCTCGGCCGCTCGGTCGCCACCACCGCCTTCTACGGCATCACCGGGCTGATGATCGCCTTCGTCGCCACCTCGCTCGGCCAGATGCCGGCCGCGAAGATGGCGAGCCTCGTCGTCGCCGGCATCAAGGACGCCGGCAAGGGCATGGTGATCATCGGCGTGCTGCTGGCGGGAGCGCAGATCCTCGTCTCGATGATCAACCTCACCGGCATCGGCGTCACCTTGAGCTCGATGATCGTCTCGCTGGCCGGCGACTCCGCCCTGCTGGTGGCGCTGATCGTCGGCGGCGTCTGCCTGATCATGGGCATGGGCCTGCCGACGACGGCGGCCTATGTGCTGGTCGCCGCCGTGCTGGCGCCGGCCATGACCGCCGTCGGCATCGACCCGCTGGCGGCCCATCTCTTCGTCTTCTACTTCGCCACCATCTCGGTGATCACCCCGCCCGTCTGCGTCGCCGTCTTCGTCGGTGCCGGCATCGCCCAGACCAACTGGCTGCCGGCGGCGATGGAGGCCGTGCGCCTTGGCGCGGTCACCTATGTGGTGCCCTTCATGCTGCTGCTCTATCCCGGCATGACGGCACAGGGCGACTGGATGGCCATCGGCAACGCGCTCCTGTCGGGGCTGGTGCTGGTGGTCGCCATTCCGTCCCTGCTGAGCGGGCAGAAGCTCTTCGCCATTCCCGCCCTGGACATCGCCGTGTTCGTCACTTCCATCGCCCTCGCCATCTGGCCGCACCCGGCCGCACCGCTGCTCGCCGGCCTGCTGCTGGCCCTGTCCTGGCATTTCGGCAAGGCGCGCCGACCCTTGACGGGAGCGGCAGGATGA
- a CDS encoding acyclic terpene utilization AtuA family protein, with amino-acid sequence MKSLRIGTGAGFSGDRIEPAVDLAARGELDYLVFECLAERTIALAQQARRADPDAGYDPLLERRMRAVLPARGLSGPRIVSNMGAANPLAAARKTLDIARELGLRGLKIAAVTGDDVLAAVEGSELELLETGGTVRGLSRPLLSANAYIGAAPIVAALEAGADIVLTGRAADPALYLAPQVHAFGWAMDDWPLLGRGTLVGHLMECGGQITGGYFADPGFKDVAGLARLGFPIAEVEADGTAVITKLPGTGGAVTEATCKEQLLYEVHDPAAYLQPDVIADFSGVEIAAEGPDRVRVSGGSGRARTGTLKVSLGYVDSHVGEGQISYAGPGAEARGRLALEILRERIAAGGVPYLETRGDLIGVDAILGGSNSGAHEAREVRVRFAARASTAEEARLVADEVESLYLNGPAAGGGVTRQVREIVGILSTLIPEAEVSPALTLMES; translated from the coding sequence ATGAAGAGCCTGAGGATCGGAACCGGCGCCGGCTTTTCCGGCGACCGCATCGAGCCGGCGGTGGATCTCGCCGCGCGCGGCGAGCTCGACTATCTCGTCTTCGAGTGCCTGGCCGAGCGCACCATCGCGCTGGCCCAGCAGGCGCGGCGCGCCGACCCGGATGCCGGCTACGACCCGTTGCTGGAGCGGCGCATGCGCGCGGTGCTTCCCGCGCGCGGACTATCCGGCCCCCGCATCGTCTCCAACATGGGCGCCGCCAATCCGCTGGCCGCCGCCCGCAAGACGCTGGACATCGCCCGCGAGCTGGGACTTCGGGGGCTGAAGATCGCCGCCGTCACCGGCGACGACGTGCTGGCCGCCGTCGAGGGATCGGAGCTGGAGCTGCTGGAGACCGGCGGCACGGTGCGCGGCCTCAGTCGCCCGCTCCTCTCCGCCAACGCCTATATCGGCGCCGCCCCCATCGTCGCCGCGCTGGAAGCGGGCGCCGACATCGTGCTCACCGGGCGCGCTGCCGACCCGGCGCTCTATCTCGCGCCGCAGGTCCATGCCTTCGGCTGGGCGATGGACGACTGGCCGCTGCTCGGCCGCGGCACCCTGGTCGGCCACCTGATGGAATGCGGCGGCCAGATCACCGGCGGCTATTTCGCCGATCCCGGCTTCAAGGACGTTGCCGGCCTTGCCCGCCTCGGCTTTCCCATCGCCGAGGTGGAGGCGGACGGCACCGCGGTCATCACCAAGCTTCCCGGCACCGGCGGCGCGGTCACCGAGGCGACCTGCAAGGAGCAGCTGCTCTACGAGGTGCACGATCCGGCCGCATATCTGCAGCCCGACGTCATCGCCGACTTTTCCGGTGTCGAGATCGCCGCGGAAGGCCCCGACCGGGTGCGGGTCTCCGGCGGCTCGGGACGTGCCCGCACCGGCACGCTGAAGGTCTCGCTCGGCTATGTCGACAGCCATGTCGGCGAGGGACAGATCTCCTATGCCGGGCCGGGGGCGGAAGCGCGCGGACGGCTGGCGCTGGAGATCCTGCGCGAGCGGATCGCAGCAGGCGGCGTGCCCTATCTGGAGACGCGCGGCGACCTGATCGGCGTCGACGCGATCCTCGGCGGATCGAACTCCGGCGCCCATGAGGCGCGCGAGGTGCGGGTGCGCTTTGCCGCGCGCGCCAGCACGGCGGAGGAGGCCCGGCTGGTCGCCGACGAGGTGGAGAGCCTCTATCTCAACGGACCGGCGGCCGGCGGCGGCGTGACGCGCCAGGTGCGCGAGATCGTCGGCATTCTCTCCACCCTGATCCCGGAGGCCGAGGTCTCCCCCGCCCTGACCCTGATGGAAAGCTGA
- a CDS encoding AtuA-related protein, whose protein sequence is MLLRDIAHSRTGDKGNISNVSVIAYEMANWPLIEAAVTPERLRAHLSWLEIGEIERFALPRLGALNFVLHGALKGGVTRSLALDAHGKCLSSAILDMEIAGPA, encoded by the coding sequence ATGCTGCTGCGCGACATCGCCCATTCGCGGACCGGCGACAAGGGCAACATCTCCAACGTCTCGGTCATCGCCTACGAGATGGCGAACTGGCCGCTGATCGAGGCGGCGGTGACGCCCGAGCGGTTGCGCGCCCATCTTTCCTGGCTGGAGATCGGCGAGATCGAGCGCTTCGCCCTGCCCCGGCTCGGCGCGCTCAACTTCGTGCTGCACGGCGCGCTGAAGGGCGGCGTCACCCGCTCGCTCGCGCTGGACGCGCACGGCAAGTGCCTGAGCTCGGCGATCCTCGACATGGAGATCGCCGGGCCGGCGTGA
- a CDS encoding bifunctional sugar phosphate isomerase/epimerase/4-hydroxyphenylpyruvate dioxygenase family protein — MKTSIATVSISGDLREKLAAISAAGFDGIEIFENDFLAFDGSPRDVGAMIRDAGLEITLFQPFRDFEGMPEPHRARAFDRAERKFDLMQELGTDLMLVCSNVSPVSLGGINRAADDFAELGGRAAARGLRVGYEALAWGRHVNDHRDAWEVVRRADHPNVGLILDSFHTLARKTDVDTIRAIPGDRIFIVQLADAPMIDMDLLYWSRHFRNMPGEGDLAVTDFMRAVAATGYDGVLSLEIFNDQFRGGSPKSIAVDGHRSLVYLMDQVRRREPDLRIPLPEMPDRIEADGIEFVEFAVDEAEAEELARMFAGLGFVKAGRHVSKDVTLWRQGGINLLINTEREGFAHSSYLVHGTSVCAIGLRVADAAATVVRARALGADTFDQPVGPGELAIPAIRGVGGGVMHFIDRKSGLAGLWETDFRPIEGGQAAAAAGLVSIDHLAQTMNYEEMLTWTLFYTSIFATAKTPMVDVVDPAGLVRSQAIETADGALRITLNGAENRRTLAGRFIAESFGSAVQHVAFESRDIFATAAALKACGFTSLEISRNYYDDLEARFGLDPDFADRLRAENILYDRDGEGEYFQLYGPNYGEGFFFEIVERRGGYRGYGAANAQFRIAAQKRHLRPETVPRR; from the coding sequence ATGAAGACGTCCATCGCCACCGTTTCGATCAGCGGCGACCTTCGGGAAAAGCTGGCGGCGATCTCGGCCGCCGGCTTCGACGGGATCGAGATCTTCGAGAACGACTTCCTCGCCTTCGACGGCAGCCCGCGCGATGTCGGCGCGATGATCCGCGATGCCGGGCTGGAGATCACGCTGTTCCAGCCGTTCCGCGATTTCGAGGGCATGCCGGAGCCGCACCGGGCGCGCGCCTTCGACCGGGCGGAGCGCAAGTTCGACCTGATGCAGGAGCTGGGCACCGACCTGATGCTGGTCTGCTCCAACGTCTCGCCGGTCTCGCTCGGCGGCATCAATCGCGCGGCCGACGATTTCGCCGAGCTCGGCGGGCGGGCGGCGGCGCGCGGCCTTCGCGTCGGCTACGAGGCGCTGGCCTGGGGCCGGCACGTCAACGACCACCGCGATGCCTGGGAGGTGGTGCGCCGGGCCGACCACCCGAATGTCGGCCTCATCCTCGACAGTTTCCACACGCTGGCGCGCAAGACCGATGTCGACACGATCCGCGCGATCCCCGGCGACCGGATCTTCATCGTCCAGCTGGCCGACGCGCCGATGATCGACATGGACCTGCTCTACTGGAGCCGGCACTTCCGCAACATGCCGGGCGAGGGCGACCTTGCGGTCACCGACTTCATGCGGGCGGTCGCCGCCACCGGCTATGACGGGGTGCTGTCGCTGGAGATCTTCAACGACCAGTTCCGCGGCGGCTCGCCGAAATCCATCGCCGTCGACGGCCATCGCTCGCTCGTCTACCTGATGGACCAGGTGCGCAGGCGCGAGCCGGACTTGCGCATTCCGCTGCCCGAGATGCCCGACCGGATCGAGGCCGACGGCATCGAGTTCGTCGAGTTCGCCGTCGACGAGGCGGAGGCGGAGGAGCTGGCGCGCATGTTCGCCGGCCTCGGTTTCGTCAAGGCCGGCCGCCACGTCTCCAAGGACGTCACCTTGTGGCGGCAGGGCGGGATCAACCTGCTCATCAACACCGAGCGGGAGGGCTTTGCCCATTCCTCCTACCTGGTGCACGGCACGTCCGTTTGCGCCATCGGCCTTAGGGTCGCCGATGCCGCAGCCACCGTGGTGCGCGCGCGGGCGCTGGGCGCCGATACGTTCGACCAGCCGGTCGGCCCGGGCGAACTCGCCATTCCCGCGATCCGGGGCGTCGGCGGCGGCGTGATGCATTTCATCGACCGCAAGAGCGGGCTCGCCGGCCTGTGGGAGACCGACTTCCGCCCCATCGAGGGCGGCCAGGCTGCCGCCGCCGCCGGGCTTGTCTCCATCGACCATCTGGCGCAGACGATGAACTACGAGGAGATGCTGACCTGGACGCTGTTCTACACCTCGATCTTCGCGACAGCGAAGACGCCGATGGTGGATGTGGTCGACCCGGCCGGGCTGGTGCGCAGCCAGGCCATCGAGACGGCGGACGGGGCCTTGCGGATCACGCTGAACGGGGCGGAGAACCGGCGCACGCTCGCCGGCCGCTTCATCGCCGAAAGCTTCGGCTCGGCGGTCCAGCATGTCGCCTTCGAAAGCCGCGACATCTTCGCGACCGCCGCCGCGCTGAAGGCCTGCGGCTTCACGTCGCTGGAGATCTCGCGCAACTATTACGACGACCTGGAGGCGCGCTTCGGCCTCGATCCGGATTTCGCCGACAGGCTGCGGGCCGAGAACATCCTCTACGACCGGGACGGGGAGGGCGAATATTTCCAGCTCTACGGCCCGAACTACGGCGAAGGCTTCTTCTTCGAGATCGTCGAGCGGCGCGGCGGCTATCGCGGCTACGGCGCGGCCAATGCGCAGTTCCGCATCGCCGCGCAGAAGCGTCACCTGCGCCCCGAGACCGTGCCGCGCCGCTGA
- a CDS encoding Gfo/Idh/MocA family protein, with product MKTKARIAIVGAGKIGRVHMAQVAREGELAGVADPSADGRQAAEAFGAPWFESCDEMLARLRPDGVVLATPNRLHAPQALACIAARVPVLVEKPLADTAEAAREVVVAARAAGVALLVGHHRRHNPLIAAARAEIESGAIGRLVAVNALCWFRKPDSYFEVPWRTQPGGGPILTNLIHDIDLLRHLCGDVASVQARASSLARGHAVEDTAAVLLRFANGALGTMTVSDAVAAPWSWELTAGENPDYPETSASCYTIGGTAGSLSLPDLGLWHYEGAADWAQPISRKVLTRQGGDPFALQMRHFCEVALGRAVPLVPGEEGLATLDVLAAIRRAAETGGEVEVAPPLGAAVASVSGVSLSSHSKAGAP from the coding sequence ATGAAGACGAAAGCCCGCATCGCCATTGTCGGGGCCGGCAAGATCGGCCGCGTGCACATGGCTCAGGTCGCTCGCGAGGGCGAGCTTGCCGGCGTCGCCGACCCGTCCGCGGACGGGCGGCAGGCGGCGGAGGCCTTTGGCGCGCCGTGGTTCGAGAGCTGTGACGAGATGCTGGCCCGGCTGCGCCCCGACGGGGTGGTGCTGGCGACGCCCAACCGGCTGCACGCGCCGCAGGCGCTCGCCTGCATCGCGGCCCGGGTGCCGGTGCTGGTGGAAAAGCCGCTGGCCGACACGGCGGAGGCGGCGCGCGAGGTGGTGGTGGCCGCGCGTGCGGCCGGCGTTGCGCTCCTCGTCGGCCATCACCGGCGGCACAATCCGCTGATCGCGGCCGCGCGGGCCGAGATCGAGAGCGGTGCCATCGGCCGGCTGGTCGCGGTCAACGCGCTGTGCTGGTTCCGCAAGCCGGACAGCTATTTCGAGGTGCCCTGGCGCACCCAGCCGGGCGGCGGGCCGATCCTCACCAACCTGATCCACGACATCGACCTGCTCCGCCATCTGTGCGGCGACGTCGCCAGCGTGCAGGCGCGCGCCTCGTCGCTGGCGCGCGGCCACGCGGTGGAGGATACGGCGGCCGTGCTGCTCCGCTTCGCCAATGGCGCGCTGGGCACGATGACCGTTTCCGATGCGGTCGCCGCGCCCTGGAGCTGGGAGCTGACGGCCGGCGAGAACCCGGATTATCCGGAAACCTCGGCCAGCTGCTACACGATCGGCGGCACGGCCGGGTCGCTGTCGCTGCCCGATCTCGGGCTCTGGCACTACGAGGGGGCCGCCGACTGGGCGCAGCCGATCTCGCGCAAGGTGCTGACCCGCCAGGGCGGCGATCCCTTCGCGCTGCAGATGCGCCATTTCTGCGAGGTCGCGCTCGGCCGTGCCGTGCCGCTGGTCCCCGGCGAGGAGGGCCTTGCGACGCTCGACGTGCTCGCCGCCATCCGCCGGGCGGCCGAGACCGGCGGCGAGGTCGAGGTTGCCCCGCCGCTCGGCGCGGCCGTTGCGTCCGTTTCAGGCGTTTCCCTTTCCTCCCACAGCAAGGCCGGTGCCCCATGA
- a CDS encoding tripartite tricarboxylate transporter permease: MLESFGYLAISWLDPWLLMLTAAGTLAGIYVGAIPGLSVTMAVSILISFTFKWSVNDALALIAGVYVGGVYGGSRTAILLNIPGAPSAIATALDGYPMAKRGEAGEAVGLTTVMSVFGGFVGVAALALFAPMLSDFALMFTSRDYLLLAMIGILLVGTLSGESFAKGVFAGALGVLIGMVGLDPMTAEGRFTFDTITLMGGIPYVVAMIGFFGVAEAFVQLHQLDLPAVKQKIDRVIPRLADVRRYFRVALRASGIGTVIGALPGTGGDIAALLAYDDAKRSTKNPEVPFGEGAKEGLVAPEAANNAAVGGAFVPMLTLGIPGDAVTAVIIGALFIHGLKPGPLLLVETPHLFWFTVGNLALANVFLLIFGLTGIRIFTKIVECPKAILLPLIIILSAVGSYAIQNNPVDIYWMLLFGVFGYFLKVYGFQVGPVILGVILGPMMDANYRRAMIGARNDPATFIWDFLSHPISCVLLIAFLALLISQTPLGRLAREAWRGRRAQGRGAG; the protein is encoded by the coding sequence ATGCTCGAGTCCTTCGGATACCTGGCGATCTCCTGGCTCGACCCCTGGCTGCTGATGCTCACGGCGGCGGGCACGCTTGCCGGCATCTATGTCGGTGCGATCCCCGGCCTGTCGGTGACGATGGCCGTGTCGATCCTGATCTCCTTCACCTTCAAGTGGAGCGTCAACGACGCGCTGGCGCTGATTGCCGGCGTCTATGTCGGCGGCGTCTATGGCGGGTCGCGCACCGCGATCCTGCTCAACATTCCCGGTGCGCCGAGCGCCATCGCAACCGCGCTCGACGGCTACCCGATGGCCAAGCGCGGCGAGGCCGGCGAGGCGGTCGGCCTGACCACGGTGATGTCGGTGTTCGGCGGCTTCGTCGGTGTCGCGGCGCTCGCCCTGTTCGCACCGATGCTGTCCGACTTCGCGCTGATGTTCACTTCGCGCGACTACCTGCTGCTGGCGATGATCGGCATCCTGCTGGTCGGCACCCTGTCCGGCGAGAGCTTCGCCAAGGGCGTCTTTGCCGGTGCGCTCGGCGTCTTGATCGGCATGGTCGGCCTCGATCCGATGACGGCGGAAGGGCGCTTCACCTTCGACACGATCACCCTGATGGGCGGCATCCCTTACGTGGTCGCGATGATCGGCTTCTTCGGCGTCGCCGAGGCCTTCGTGCAGCTGCACCAGCTCGACCTGCCGGCGGTGAAGCAGAAGATCGACCGGGTGATCCCGCGCCTTGCCGACGTGCGCCGCTATTTCCGCGTCGCCCTGCGCGCCTCGGGCATCGGCACGGTGATCGGAGCGCTGCCGGGCACCGGCGGCGACATCGCCGCCCTGCTGGCCTATGACGATGCCAAGCGGTCGACGAAGAACCCGGAAGTGCCCTTCGGCGAGGGCGCCAAGGAAGGGCTGGTGGCGCCGGAAGCGGCCAACAACGCGGCCGTGGGCGGCGCCTTCGTGCCGATGCTGACGCTCGGCATTCCGGGCGATGCGGTCACCGCCGTGATCATCGGCGCGCTGTTCATCCACGGGCTGAAGCCCGGTCCCCTGCTCCTGGTCGAGACCCCGCACCTGTTCTGGTTCACGGTCGGCAATCTGGCGCTCGCCAATGTCTTCCTGCTGATCTTCGGCCTGACCGGCATTCGCATCTTCACCAAGATCGTCGAGTGCCCGAAGGCGATCCTGTTGCCGCTGATCATCATCCTGTCGGCGGTCGGCTCCTACGCCATCCAGAACAACCCGGTCGACATCTACTGGATGCTGCTGTTCGGCGTGTTCGGCTATTTCCTGAAGGTCTACGGCTTCCAGGTCGGGCCGGTGATCCTCGGCGTCATCCTGGGCCCGATGATGGACGCCAACTATCGGCGGGCGATGATCGGGGCGCGCAACGATCCGGCGACCTTCATCTGGGATTTCCTGTCGCATCCGATTTCCTGCGTGCTGCTGATCGCCTTCCTGGCGCTGCTGATCTCGCAGACGCCGCTCGGCCGATTGGCGCGCGAAGCATGGCGGGGAAGGCGGGCGCAGGGACGCGGGGCGGGATGA